A region of Deltaproteobacteria bacterium DNA encodes the following proteins:
- a CDS encoding ABC transporter ATP-binding protein: MAELVLQNVTKSFGGLKAVDDLEMTLHPGEILGLIGPNGAGKTTVFNIITGVYTPNTGTVRYGETSLNNLLPHQIVEAGIARTFQNVRLFKAMTALENVLAGLHCRTRIGILGAIFRTPSQRKEERESREEAEEILGFLDLYKVRHEPAGNLPYGFQRRLEIARALATRPGTLLLDEPAAGMNPQESLELMKLIESILERGINILLVEHDMRVIMGICHRIVVLDYGRKIAEGSPEDIRKDPKVIEAYLGSQTKG, translated from the coding sequence ATGGCTGAATTGGTACTCCAAAACGTAACGAAGAGTTTCGGGGGCTTAAAAGCGGTCGATGATTTGGAGATGACCCTTCACCCGGGAGAGATTCTGGGGCTCATCGGGCCCAATGGAGCAGGGAAGACCACGGTCTTCAACATCATCACCGGGGTATATACTCCTAACACCGGGACCGTCCGTTACGGTGAAACATCCCTCAACAATCTCCTGCCACACCAGATTGTCGAAGCGGGGATCGCCCGCACATTCCAGAATGTCAGGCTTTTCAAGGCAATGACAGCCCTGGAGAATGTACTTGCAGGGCTTCATTGCCGAACGAGGATCGGAATCTTGGGCGCCATCTTCCGGACTCCCTCCCAGCGAAAGGAGGAGAGGGAAAGCCGCGAGGAGGCGGAGGAGATCCTCGGGTTCCTTGACCTTTACAAGGTCCGGCATGAACCCGCGGGAAATCTCCCGTACGGCTTCCAGCGTAGGTTGGAGATCGCTCGAGCCCTGGCGACCCGTCCCGGCACATTGCTCCTGGACGAGCCGGCGGCGGGGATGAATCCCCAAGAATCCCTCGAACTCATGAAACTGATCGAATCCATCCTTGAAAGGGGCATCAATATTTTGCTGGTAGAACACGACATGCGGGTCATCATGGGTATTTGCCACCGCATCGTGGTCCTGGACTACGGCCGTAAAATCGCTGAAGGCAGCCCTGAGGATATTCGGAAAGACCCAAAAGTGATTGAGGCCTACCTGGGAAGTCAGACGAAAGGCTGA
- a CDS encoding branched-chain amino acid ABC transporter permease, with the protein MDVFLQQVVNGLTLGSIYALIALGYTMVYGIIQLINFAHGEIFAAGGYLGVITLSFLQARGVLEHHPILGLALAFFLAMVYCAFMAVALERIAYRPLRGASRLSLLLSALGMSIFFSNGMMLCQGVYDKAYPHFFVSGGFHLGGVVITQMQIFIMVGSILLMVALNLFVNRTRLGKAMRSTAQDRVMSAILGINADKTIVTTFVIGASLAAAAGVMVGLYYGSVRFDMGFIPGIKAFAAAVLGGIGNLTGAMLGGMIIGMVEIFAAGYLASEYKDVFAFVILILVLYFRPTGIMGMQVDDTRV; encoded by the coding sequence ATGGACGTATTCCTTCAGCAGGTCGTCAACGGACTTACCCTGGGCTCCATCTATGCACTGATCGCCCTGGGTTATACCATGGTTTACGGCATCATTCAGTTGATCAACTTCGCCCATGGAGAGATCTTTGCGGCCGGGGGGTACCTGGGTGTCATTACTTTGTCCTTCCTCCAGGCCAGGGGTGTCCTTGAGCATCACCCGATCCTGGGCCTGGCCTTAGCATTCTTTCTGGCCATGGTTTACTGTGCTTTCATGGCCGTGGCCTTAGAAAGGATCGCCTACCGGCCCCTCAGGGGGGCGAGCCGGCTTTCCCTTCTCCTCTCTGCCCTAGGGATGTCGATCTTTTTTTCAAACGGAATGATGCTCTGCCAGGGCGTGTATGACAAGGCATATCCCCATTTCTTCGTATCAGGAGGGTTTCACCTCGGAGGGGTGGTGATTACCCAGATGCAGATTTTCATAATGGTGGGGTCCATTCTCCTGATGGTTGCCTTGAACCTTTTCGTCAACAGGACCCGCCTAGGAAAGGCAATGCGCTCCACGGCCCAGGACAGGGTAATGAGTGCCATCCTGGGTATCAATGCCGATAAGACCATCGTGACTACCTTCGTCATCGGGGCATCCCTTGCGGCCGCTGCCGGGGTGATGGTGGGACTCTATTATGGTTCCGTCCGGTTCGACATGGGCTTCATCCCTGGCATCAAGGCCTTTGCAGCGGCCGTCCTCGGGGGTATTGGAAATTTGACGGGTGCAATGCTCGGGGGAATGATCATCGGGATGGTGGAGATTTTCGCTGCAGGATACCTGGCAAGCGAATACAAAGATGTGTTCGCCTTCGTCATCCTCATCCTTGTCCTGTATTTCCGGCCGACAGGCATCATGGGTATGCAGGTGGATGATACGAGAGTCTGA
- a CDS encoding branched-chain amino acid ABC transporter substrate-binding protein — protein MKSLRVLLIMMVVCGLAAYPGLAAAKTLKIGSMSPLTGQYAADGNDIRQGVETAIAMWEKKGGVPGYDKIKYYPQDSACDGKQAVSSANKLVNLEVAGVIGAYCSSATIPASDVLNDAKIVMLTPASTNEKVTERGFKYMFRVCGRDDDQSKAAAKFLINRLKIKTVAIVDDKTTYTQGLADNLEKALGGKVKVVAREHINQGDKDFSGVLTKIKALDPDVLYMSLYNPEGNLMAIQAKRLGLRATLMSEDAVYHPNYLKIAKEAGEGTYFTFGQPPSKSIPEVKAFLDAYTAKYGEPGSYSSYAYDAANILLSAIAKVGADDPDKLAEAIRATKMQGASKFITFDEKGDSGSTYKVLVVKGGKFVPFWDPETGKDF, from the coding sequence ATGAAGTCTTTAAGGGTTTTGTTAATCATGATGGTGGTTTGTGGATTGGCGGCCTATCCTGGCTTGGCCGCAGCCAAGACCCTGAAGATCGGCTCCATGAGTCCTTTGACGGGACAGTACGCCGCGGACGGAAATGACATCAGGCAGGGTGTCGAGACGGCAATCGCCATGTGGGAGAAAAAGGGGGGTGTGCCCGGTTATGACAAGATCAAATACTACCCCCAGGATTCCGCCTGTGACGGCAAGCAGGCTGTTTCTTCGGCCAACAAGCTTGTCAACTTAGAGGTCGCAGGCGTCATTGGCGCCTATTGTTCATCCGCCACCATTCCTGCCTCTGACGTGTTGAATGACGCCAAGATCGTCATGTTGACCCCCGCCTCCACCAATGAGAAGGTAACCGAGAGGGGCTTCAAATATATGTTCAGGGTTTGCGGCCGGGATGATGATCAGTCCAAGGCAGCGGCCAAGTTTCTCATCAACCGTCTCAAGATCAAGACCGTCGCCATCGTGGACGACAAGACCACTTATACCCAGGGCCTGGCAGACAACCTGGAAAAGGCCCTTGGAGGAAAGGTCAAGGTCGTGGCCAGGGAACATATCAATCAGGGCGACAAAGACTTTTCGGGCGTTTTGACCAAGATCAAGGCCCTTGATCCGGACGTGCTTTACATGAGCCTTTATAATCCCGAGGGGAATCTTATGGCCATCCAGGCCAAGAGATTGGGACTCAGGGCCACCCTCATGTCCGAGGATGCGGTCTACCATCCCAATTATCTGAAAATCGCCAAGGAAGCTGGCGAGGGTACCTATTTCACCTTCGGCCAGCCCCCCAGCAAGTCCATACCGGAGGTCAAGGCCTTCCTGGATGCCTATACCGCCAAGTACGGAGAACCCGGTTCCTATTCTTCCTATGCCTATGACGCGGCCAATATCCTGCTCTCTGCCATAGCAAAGGTGGGTGCAGATGATCCGGACAAGTTGGCCGAGGCCATCCGGGCCACCAAGATGCAAGGGGCTTCCAAGTTCATTACCTTCGATGAGAAGGGAGACAGTGGATCGACTTATAAAGTGCTCGTGGTGAAAGGCGGAAAGTTCGTACCCTTCTGGGATCCCGAGACCGGGAAAGATTTCTGA
- a CDS encoding CoA-binding protein, which yields MLDRVEDSPLYPLANPRSIALFGASNRGDSMGTSHLLSLLHLGFEGPLYPIHPTEKQVLGIKAYRDPGELPEVPDLALLVLPTRVVPEVLEACGKSGIRHAIVVSGGFREVGGEGVLLERRLKEIAARYRIRFLGPNCIGVANPHHRLNTTFFQFDGRAGYVGLASQSGSFVTQMFKFLDNMELGFSTAFSVGNEADVDIVDAMEYLGACPRTKVIALYIEGITRGRYFLETARSIVPHKPIVAFYAGGSGAGKRASFSHTGAMAGSDRVYDGAFRQCGIIRASSVTELFDFCWVLATQPRPRGARVIIQTHSGGPGAAAADACDRSGLQIPNLSSETKERLAPFVPPTGSLSNPVDMTYHKDPTHYFEELPRILLEDEGADMLLVYFLLPTQLVEQTLGRMGVPRDRIREETNKFIDEHAKAICALPGAHRKPLVGYTFRDLKERFILRLRSGGIPVFPEPARAARAMRALVEYARACGH from the coding sequence ATGCTTGACAGGGTCGAAGACAGCCCCTTATACCCCCTCGCCAATCCCAGGAGCATCGCCCTTTTCGGTGCCTCCAACCGCGGGGATTCCATGGGGACCAGCCATCTCCTCTCTCTCCTTCACCTGGGATTTGAAGGACCTCTCTATCCCATTCATCCAACCGAAAAGCAGGTCCTGGGAATCAAAGCCTACCGGGATCCCGGGGAACTTCCCGAGGTGCCGGATCTGGCCCTCCTCGTACTGCCCACCCGGGTGGTCCCTGAGGTCCTAGAGGCTTGCGGGAAGAGTGGCATCCGGCATGCCATCGTGGTCTCGGGCGGGTTCAGGGAGGTCGGGGGGGAAGGCGTGCTCCTGGAGCGCCGCCTCAAGGAGATCGCCGCCAGGTACCGCATACGGTTCCTGGGACCCAATTGCATCGGGGTGGCAAATCCCCACCACCGACTCAATACCACCTTTTTCCAATTCGACGGCCGGGCGGGATATGTAGGACTTGCCTCCCAAAGCGGGAGCTTCGTCACCCAGATGTTCAAATTCTTGGACAACATGGAACTGGGTTTCAGCACTGCATTCAGCGTCGGCAACGAGGCCGATGTGGATATCGTGGATGCCATGGAATATCTCGGAGCCTGTCCCCGCACCAAGGTCATCGCCCTTTACATCGAAGGGATCACACGGGGGAGGTATTTCCTCGAAACTGCAAGGAGCATCGTTCCTCACAAGCCGATCGTTGCCTTCTATGCCGGGGGTTCCGGTGCGGGAAAACGGGCAAGCTTTTCCCATACAGGGGCTATGGCGGGTTCGGATCGGGTTTACGATGGTGCCTTTCGCCAGTGCGGCATCATCCGAGCCTCTTCCGTTACCGAGCTTTTCGACTTTTGCTGGGTACTGGCCACCCAGCCCAGGCCCCGGGGGGCCCGCGTCATCATCCAAACCCATTCCGGCGGACCGGGTGCAGCCGCCGCCGATGCCTGCGACCGGTCAGGACTGCAGATTCCCAATCTCTCCAGCGAAACCAAGGAAAGACTGGCCCCTTTCGTTCCTCCCACGGGAAGCCTCTCGAACCCTGTTGATATGACATATCACAAGGACCCCACCCACTATTTCGAGGAACTTCCCAGGATCCTCCTGGAAGATGAAGGGGCCGACATGCTTCTGGTCTATTTTCTGCTTCCCACCCAACTCGTTGAACAAACGTTGGGCCGAATGGGTGTGCCACGGGACCGTATCCGCGAGGAAACGAACAAATTCATCGACGAACATGCCAAAGCGATCTGCGCCCTTCCCGGCGCCCACCGAAAACCTCTAGTGGGATATACCTTCAGGGACCTCAAGGAAAGGTTTATCTTACGGCTCAGGAGTGGCGGAATACCTGTATTTCCGGAACCAGCACGTGCCGCCCGCGCAATGCGGGCCCTCGTTGAATACGCCCGCGCCTGCGGTCATTGA
- a CDS encoding branched-chain amino acid ABC transporter permease, producing MLAKKSLKLVMFLVWAFILLFPMLAVKDGQFVWERLLKVMAVLTASGLLVLAYTSIPKRTLKPGFTGKGLPFRIPPKGIIAAGIVFALVFPWLTSNYARDVAINVLIYISLGLGLNIVVGLAGLLDLGYIAFYAVGAYTYALLNTHFGVPFWIALPIGCIISALAGTIIGYPTLKMRGDYLAIVTLGFGEIIRIVLNNWDKVTRGPNGILGIKAPGVFYPTIGEGGIHFAHFYMKNLFWLYYLILVIAVIVMVSVYRLNTSRIGRAWMAVREDETAAELTGIHTTRMKLWAYILGSIFAGFAGAFFAAKVRYVNPSSFVFLESALVLCIVVLGGMGSIPGILLGAAAIIVLPEVFRDLELYRMAAFGGAMTLMMVFRPEGLIPAKPRKPDDEGEGKVSLSEEGARAHG from the coding sequence ATGTTGGCCAAGAAGTCCTTAAAATTGGTGATGTTTCTTGTGTGGGCCTTCATCCTGCTCTTCCCCATGCTGGCTGTCAAAGATGGCCAATTCGTTTGGGAAAGGCTTTTGAAGGTCATGGCCGTGCTGACGGCAAGCGGCCTCCTGGTCCTGGCTTACACTTCCATACCGAAGCGGACCTTGAAACCGGGATTCACCGGGAAGGGCCTACCCTTTCGGATCCCTCCAAAGGGGATCATCGCCGCGGGGATCGTTTTTGCCCTTGTTTTTCCCTGGCTCACCAGCAACTATGCCCGTGACGTGGCCATTAATGTCCTTATTTACATATCTCTGGGACTTGGGCTCAATATCGTGGTCGGGCTGGCGGGTCTACTTGACCTGGGGTATATCGCATTTTACGCGGTAGGGGCTTATACTTACGCTCTCCTCAACACCCACTTCGGGGTTCCCTTTTGGATCGCTCTGCCGATCGGTTGCATCATCAGCGCCCTGGCCGGGACTATTATCGGTTATCCAACCCTCAAGATGCGGGGTGACTACCTTGCCATCGTGACCCTGGGATTCGGGGAGATTATCCGTATCGTGCTCAATAACTGGGACAAAGTGACCCGGGGACCCAACGGCATACTGGGAATCAAGGCCCCGGGTGTTTTTTACCCGACCATCGGAGAAGGTGGGATTCATTTCGCCCATTTCTATATGAAGAATCTCTTTTGGCTCTATTATCTCATCTTGGTCATTGCAGTCATCGTCATGGTTTCCGTATACCGCTTGAATACATCGCGTATCGGAAGGGCCTGGATGGCCGTGCGCGAGGACGAGACTGCCGCTGAGCTTACTGGAATCCATACCACCCGCATGAAACTCTGGGCTTACATTCTGGGAAGCATCTTTGCGGGATTCGCCGGAGCGTTTTTCGCCGCCAAGGTGAGATACGTCAATCCCAGCAGCTTCGTTTTCCTGGAATCGGCCTTGGTCCTTTGTATTGTTGTCCTTGGAGGGATGGGCTCCATCCCTGGGATCCTCCTGGGGGCGGCGGCCATCATCGTTCTCCCCGAGGTTTTTAGAGATCTTGAATTATACAGAATGGCCGCATTCGGCGGCGCCATGACACTTATGATGGTTTTTCGGCCCGAGGGACTAATCCCGGCCAAACCCAGGAAACCGGATGATGAGGGGGAGGGAAAAGTTTCCCTCAGCGAGGAGGGTGCTCGTGCTCACGGTTGA
- a CDS encoding ABC transporter ATP-binding protein, translating into MLTVEEVHTYYDHIHALKGISLHIEEKEIVCLIGSNGAGKSTTLMTINGVIHPSQGRIRFLDLDITTVPPDKIAGLGISQVPEGRRILPRLTVVENLEMGAFLRKDKQGIKRTMQEVFDLFPALASRKRQQGGTLSGGEQQMLAIGRALMAQPKLLLLDEPSLGLAPIIVDKIFEIIQQINKVGTTIFLVEQNANLALNISRRAYVMETGLITLEGPAAELSKNEEVRKAYLGE; encoded by the coding sequence GTGCTCACGGTTGAGGAGGTCCATACCTATTATGACCACATCCACGCCCTGAAGGGTATCAGCCTCCATATCGAGGAGAAGGAGATCGTCTGTCTGATCGGCTCCAACGGAGCGGGAAAGTCCACTACCCTGATGACCATCAACGGGGTGATTCATCCCAGTCAAGGTCGCATCCGGTTTCTCGATCTGGATATCACGACCGTTCCCCCGGACAAGATCGCGGGGCTGGGCATCAGCCAGGTGCCGGAAGGGCGCAGGATCCTACCGCGCCTCACCGTGGTGGAGAACCTGGAGATGGGGGCCTTTCTTCGCAAGGACAAACAGGGGATTAAGCGAACCATGCAGGAAGTCTTCGACCTCTTTCCCGCCCTGGCGTCGCGAAAAAGACAACAAGGAGGAACTTTGTCCGGTGGAGAACAACAGATGCTGGCCATCGGTAGGGCCCTCATGGCTCAGCCGAAACTGCTCCTGCTGGACGAACCTTCCCTGGGACTCGCCCCTATCATAGTGGACAAGATCTTCGAAATCATCCAACAGATCAATAAGGTGGGAACCACTATCTTCCTGGTGGAGCAAAACGCCAATCTCGCCCTGAATATCTCCAGGCGTGCCTATGTCATGGAAACAGGCCTGATCACCCTGGAAGGCCCAGCCGCCGAATTGTCAAAGAACGAGGAAGTGCGAAAGGCCTACCTGGGAGAATAG